The Aeoliella mucimassa genome includes the window GCGTTCACTTGCGCAACATCTTCCGGCGCTAGCGCCGAGTTGTAGATCAGCATTTCTCCGATGTCGCCACAAAAGTGGGTAAACTCCAGTGGATGGCGACCCACTATCTTTCGCGAAACAAAAGGCTCACAAGCCGGGGCGTTCGATGTCCCTTGGCTCTTGTTGTTTACCCACATCTCCGCACGATTCGCCGCGGGATCATAAACATACGCCAACACGATGGGCTCGTTTTCGGCAATCGCGGTCTTCATCTGCACCCCTCCCACCTTGGCATGCATACGTGGCTGATCCAAGCCTGCGTAGCAAAAGGCTCGGTATCGTCCTTGCTCACGGCCATCATCGATCTGAAGGATGCTAAAGGTGCGTCTTGTCCGCGGGATATCAAACGGGGGTCCGTTATAGTAAATCAGCTGACGCTTCGTCTCCACGCGAGTTTCGGCATCCTTTCGCTGAAACACAATGAAGACAGTCTGCTCAGGTGTGGTCATAAAAGGGGTCGTGATCATGAAGTTTCGCGAGCCGTCGAATCGCAACCCCGGCTGACCACCTATCGCATCTTCCACCCAAAGCGGACGAGACTCCTCGTCGGGCTGCCACGCGTCTTCGTCAGACTGATTGTCTCCGACGAGGATGTCTCGCCACGCAATGACTCGATCGACTGGGTCTTTCTTTACCAACACATCAGCAGCCCACCAGACTTGCAGCTTTTCCACGATTGGCAATGGCGGCAAACTTGCCTCATCGAGCCTTGCCGAAATGTCTCGCACAAAGTGATGAGCCTTGGCCGACGACTGCTCCAGGGTTTGTCCATGACGAATGAGTGCCGCTTCGTCCTTCAGTAGCGACAGAGCTTCTTCGGTTGGCTCGCCCTTTGCATCGACCGGCCAGGTAAGCACCTCACCATCAAACACATGCACTTCGGTATCGCCGCGATCGTCAACTTCCAGCCCAAACTCGGTCCCCAAATCGACCACCTTGGCCGTAGGGGTGGAGACTTTGAAGCCATGCGCCTGCACCGGCACTACCGCACTGAGCTTACCGGTATCCATCGAACCATCCATCGATGATTCGACGAGGAAATTCGAAGGACCCTGCAGAATAAGCTGGGCTCCGCTTTCAAACGTCAACTTGGCGAGTCCCGATCGCAGGTCAAGCCGCCGCCCCGGGTCGAGGGGCTCGCCGTAGGTCGGCGGGGCCACCGAATCGCCCCAATGGCAGTCGACCAAACCGGTGAGCGTGGCCGCTGGAGGAGTCGTTTTCTCTCTTCGTTTTGCGTTTGACCTTGATTTGCTTGGCTTCACGTTATCAGCAGCAGTCTGATTACTGGTTGCATCGGCGACTTGCGGGGGAGTTAGCTTCAAGAAACCGCCCAAGTACAGCAGTATCACAACCGCTGCCGCACCCGCGAAAGCACTGATCGCCGAGTTCCACGCGGCAGGCCGACTGCGTCGCAACTCGAGTTTGTCCTCGAATGAGTGCTCCGCCTGGACATTCGCCAGCGGGTCGAACGAGGCATCGTCGCGCAGCGACCAACTCAGCTCTCCACAGAGCCAAGCCATTTTCAGATAGGCTTTTCGTTTCTCTGGGTCCTCGAGAATATCCTGCTCCAAGGCGCGAAACTCTTCGGCCGACAGAGACTCGTCCGCAGTCCGATCGACTAGGTCTTCGAAATTGCCAGCTGCGTCATCCGATTTCATGCGGTGTGCTCCTCACGCCGAATGTTCATTTCCACGCACTCGAGCAACAGGCGGCGAATCCTTCGCAGCGACTTGTAGAGCGTTCCCAAGGGACGACCCATGTCGCTCGCCATCTGGGCCGCCGAGCGGCCATCGAAATATCGCTCCACGAGAATCCGACGATCCGCCTCTGGCAATTTGCGCAAGCAATGATCGAGCTGGGCACTTCGCTTGGCAATCACCGGCGAGTCTTCTTCGATTTCCTCCGCTAGCAGCTCAATGGTCTCGGTCGCGAATACATGTTTGTCGCTAGTCCGCTTTTTCGCGTGCGCTAGCACACGGAAGCGTGCGGTGGTGCGGGCCCAGGCGCCGAAATCGGTGCCTGGCTCAAACTCGTCGAACGATCGCCACAGTGCGATGCAGGTCTCCTGGAATACGTCCTCCACCTCTTCGGGGGAATACAGCAACGTCCGGATATAGGCATAGATCTTCCGCTGCTCTTGGTTGTAGAGCCGGAGAAACTCTTCGGTCCGCTTACCGGAGGGAAGATCTTTCATATCAGCCAAACTTGCATACAGCTAACGGATGAAGACGAGCAAAACAGGCGAACGCATTCACTAATCAGCAAATGCTTCCTCTCTATAAGTGGACGACCTGGCCTTTTTTTACCTTCAACTACCAATAATTGCAGAAATAGTTCTGCCGCCTTGCAAAGCCGCGGCCGCCACCCCAGCCAAGCAAACACTCCGGCGAAGTCCCCCCATCAGTATTTTTTCCTTTTTCGTTTTTTTCGGTAACAGAATCGTGATCATCCTCACTTTTCAATAAGCGAGTATCTGCACTCGTCAATCAGGCGCAGAGAAGGTTCCTTGTTACTTGTCGACTCTCCCGAGTCCGACCACTTGTCTCCACCGATAGCTCCGAAGCATCACCTACTGAACCGAAGTATCTGAAAGGCTCTGACTAATGAAACACACACCTTTGCCCATACTCCTCATTCTACCCATTCTGCTTTTAACCAGTCCAATTCAGGCTGCTCTTGTTACTCACTACCCATTCGATGCTGATGGCTCCGCGACCGTAGGAGCCGACGCAACGCTCGGCGGATCTGCCAGCATCGATAATTCCGACTACGCTGTGGGCTCAGGCTCACTCGCCTTGTCTGCTGCAACGGACGATGCCCTCGGCGAAGATGGCGCTGTTTCCGGCGACAGCTTCACCTGGACAAGCGACATCCGCACGGTTGCCTTTTGGATGAAGGGTACCGCTGGGGACCATGGCGACTCGTTTAGTACCCTCATATCGTTGGGCGCTGGCACCGGAGCCGGCGAGCGTTTCGATGTCCGCCTGGATGGCGATGCGTTGCGACTCGAGGTGCAAAGCGGTGGCTTCACCACTTCGTCGATCGTCGCCGACGACCAGTGGCATCACATCGCGGTGGTTGTTCCCATCGACGAAGCAACCGTATCCGACGTGCAGTACTACATCGATGGCTTGTATGTCGATAATTTCAACCACACCCGTGCCATCGCCACTGCCGAAGGGCCACTTCGTATCGGTGACAGCTACCAAGACAACGGTCGCGATTTTAAAGGCAATATTGACGACGTCCGACTGTACGACTCTGCCCTGTCGGCCCAAGAAATCGCGGACTTGGCGGCCGTGCCCGAACCGAGCACCATTTGCCTGCTAGTACGTCGTCCCGGAAGTCATTTCCTATAGAGTTCAGGGAAGACGCGTTTGGCGTCTTTTCGATGGAAGGTCCAATTGATTTTGATTTTCTTCCGATTGCGGTCGCGTGAACAGTGGGAGAGTTCGCTTTGAACCTTGTCGAGCGAAGCCAACCGACGTCCCAGGCATTGTCGCTGTATGGCCGAGATTTCGATCTCGGCCATGTTGAGCCAACTGGCATGCTTGGGGGTAAAATGCCACACAATCCGCTCCAGCATTGGCCGAGCCGCCTCCTCGCCAAAGGTTTCGATCAACGACTTCTCGTTGTGCGTGTTGAGGTTGTCCATCACCAGATGAACCCGCTCTGCGTCGGGATAGCGCTTCAAGAGGTCGCGGACGAACCGGGCGAAGTCGGCTCGCTTGCGGTGACGCTTGGCCTGAACGAATCGCTTGCCCGCCTTCGGCTCGACCGCCACGAACACGCTGCAGGTTCCGCAGCGGCGGTACTCGTAGTCCTGCTTCGCGATCTTGCCGGGTGCCGCGGGCTCGGGCGGCCGCGCGTCGTCGACCCTCTGATAGGGCTGCTCGTCGAGGCAGACGACCGGCTCGTTCGGGTCGAGCGGCTTCTCGTACTGCTCGAGGACGTCCTCCATCCGCTCACAGAACTCGTCGTTCAGCTTGGGCACGCACCAAGTTTTTTTCGCCACGGCTTCAGGTCGTGTTCCTTGAGCCACAGCGAGACCTCCGTCACGCTGAGCGAATCGACGAAGCCTTCCTTCACCGCGTGCTCGCACAACAATTCCAGCGTCCAGCGAGCCCGTCCCTCGGGCGGCTCGCTGCACGCCAGGGCGATTACCTGTTGCTGCTGCCGCTTGGTGAACTCTGGGGGGCGGCCCGAGCGAGGCGCATCGTACACCGCCCGCTGGACGCCCTCTTCGCAGAACCGCTTTCGGACGGCTCGGACGTTGCGCGTCGTGCAGCCCACATGCTCGGCGATCTCTTCGTCGGTGCATCCCGAGTCCGATTTCAATAATATCTGGCAGCGACGCACCACTTGCGCCGCGCGGGCGCCTGAGCGTGCTAGCTGCTCCAAACCTCCACGGGCCTGGTGGTCCAGGCAAACAATGTGCTTTTTCATTCCGCAGCATATAGCAGCGGAATGGATTTCAGGAAAGACGTACTAGTCCTGGCGATCGGTGCGATGGCTTCCGTCAGACGCTTTCGATAGTTCACACAACGCTTCACTAGCCTGGCTACCGAGCCGGCAGCTGTTGCCTTCGGTAGCTTGGCTTGTCTTATCCAACGCTTCTCACTCATTTTTAATACCTTGGCTTGAACCAGGCCGGCTTTCGAGTTTTCCATCGATATAGGGAGTTCCCGTGGTTGCTCTACAGAGGTTTTATGCTTGGAAATGGATAGCACTGTTCGCACTGCTTACCTGCGGCTCGGCAAACCATACGCTGGCCGTGATTGTTTGGACCGGTGCTGGCGCTGACTCCACCGCATTGTTTGCCGTGGACAATTACAACTTGACGGGTTCGTCGGTCACCACGATCGAAGCAGGTGTTCCGATCGAAGACGACGTGACGATCTCGGGCACAACGATAGTCGCTAGCGACTATCCTGCTGGCTTTACGACCTTCGCCATGGCCGACGGCTACACCGCGACCCTCAACGGGGCGACCTTGGTCTCCAACGACTCGGGCGGCATTGCCGGCGAGGTCGGCTATCTGCAGAGCTATTTTCATCTGACGAATGGCAGCAGCATGGACATGCAATTCGCCACGCTGGGGGCCGACATCCTGCTCGACTCCACTAGCTCGCTCACCTTCCGCGGAGGGGGCGATCCGATCAACTCGCAAGGGGATACGACCCGAGTTCTTATGCAACCGGGTGCGACACTCACCTTGGCCTCGGAAGCCGAGTTCAGCGAACATTTGGGCGAGATCTTTGTCGATGGTGTATCCGCACTCGAAGAACCTGGCATCCTTAACATCTCTGGCAACACCGCCACGGCGGTCGCTCCGACTCCGCGTTTCTTTGTGGAAGTCGATCGACAGTCGGGCAATGTGACGCTGAGCAACCCTTTCTCTTCGTCGCTTACTCTCGTCGGCTACTCGCTCCGCTCTGACAGCGGTGCTCTCAACTCTGACAATGGGGTTTGGAACTCGATTACCGATCAAGGTCTTCAAAGCGATTGGTTCGAGTTCACCGCAACTGGCGATCGCCAGAACGTCGGCGAAGCCGAGCTTCCTGGAGGTGCCGGCCTGACCCTTGCTGCCGGCCAAAGCATCGACCTGGGCAACATCTGGATCCAAAACCCAGCCGAAGACCTCGAACTGCAACTTCTCACCCAAGCGGGACCGACCGACGCTTCGCTTCGCTACGTCGGGGCCCCGATCATCAACGGCGACTTCAACTCCGATGGTCTGTTTACCGAAGTGGACTGGCCTGCTTTTCGCAACAACATATTCAGGGATCTTTCTACCATGTCGGCGGCCGAGCAATTCAAAATGGGTGACATGAATGGCGATGGTTTGAACAACGAGGAAGACTTCCTGCTGTTCAAAACCATGTACGACACCACGTTCGGCACCGGGGCGTTCGAGTCGATGGTCGCGGCAACTTCGGTCCCCGAACCATCTACCGCCTGGCTGCTGGCAGCAGTCGCTCCGCTGCTCTTTTTCTGCCGCACAGGCAATCGTCCCCGTCGGGCGCTTGTTCGAGTAGTCGCCATGTTGGTGCTTGGCGTCAGCATCCTGGCTGGCCAACCGGCTCAGGCTCTCGAAGTGCTCTCCTCGAATTTTGACGCCCACGGATCGACCGACGGGGCAAGTGCGTTTACTGGCATCAACTGGACGACCAACGGAGTGAGCAGCCCTGGCTCCACGATTCCGCTCTCGGTCGGGGCCGTGCAAACCGATGGGGCCGCGGAAAACGTCGATCGCCTGGCGGTTGCCTACAACATCGATACGCAAGGTCCTTGGTACATCGACTTGTCTTTCCAAGCAACGACCCCTGGTGTGATACTCGACTACCTGAAGTTCGACTATCAGTTCATCTCTGGCGGTGGTGGTAATCAAGGTGGTGCTCATAACAATAGCGGTATCGTGGATGTCACCATCTTCGACGGTAGCATGAACTCATTATCAACCGCCCAAATTGGACCTCTCGGTACTACCGATGCTGCGAGCAACATCGGCTCGAATGTGATTGTGGACTTCGACAATGTCTCGCTCACGAATGGTTCTACCTATACCGCACGGTTCGAGGTGAGTAGCAACGCGACCGCAGGCAACAACTTTGCCTTGGACAACCTGTCGCTGAACGCACCCGATCCTCTGCTTGCACTGCAAGTGAATACCGATACGGGAATGGTGAGTCTCAAGAACGACACTGGCTCTCCTATCGATTTAAACCTCTATAAGTTGACCAGCGAGTCGGGATCGCTGGATGTTGTAAGTTGGAATAGCCTGCAGGATCAGAATCTGGCGAGCTTCCCTGCTGGCGACGGCTCCGGCAATGGCTGGGAGGAAGCCGGCGGTAGCAATAATTCGGAACTCGGCGAGTTCTTCCTAACCGGCGACTCAACCCTGGCCGGCGGCGAACAGGTCTCGTTGGGCAGTGTGTTCAATCAAAGCTCTGGACTCGAGGACATCATGCTTCGCTACCGCGATACTTCCTCCGGTCTGTTTGTGGATGTGCCTGCCACCTATGTAACCGGCGGGGGTACGCCCGGCGATTACAACAGCGATGGCCTGGTAAACCTCGCCGACTACACCGTGTGGCGAGACAATCTCGGTGCGAACATCACGCTCGCAAACGAAAATCCCGCGGCCAGCACTCCTGGGGTGGTCGACAGCGAGGACTATGATTTCTGGAAGAGTCAATTCGGTTCGGGTGCTCTATCTGGTTCGTTGAACGCCGGCTCAGCAGTACCAGAGCCCGCGACTTGGGCCTTGCTGCTCGTCGGTAGTCTGCTGCTGGTGGGCCGCCGGCGGGGGATGTCTGCTCTGCTGTTGGCCATCGTGTTGCTGCCGAGCATCACGTTGGCTTCGACACTCGACCGGCAGTATTTGTTTGGCGACGACCCATTGGAAGATGCCGGCAACGCAGTGAACAACGTGGTTGGCACCGGCTCTGGCAACGTGGTAACCGATGGCACGCTCGACTCCATTGGTCCAGATACCGACTTCGAAAACTACGCCGACCTGCTTCGCTCGGGGGGTGATCCCAAGTACGTTCGCGTCGACCAGATGGGCCGCCCGGGGGCTAGCTCCGGCGATCTTGGAGTCGAGTTCCTCGGCACCGGCGATTACCTTGACGGTCCGAATCTGAATGGACCGGTCAACTCGTACAGTGCCGACACGCAGAATGGCGACCTCAACTACGTCGGCATTTTTGATCGTGGGATGCAGTTCTGGGCTTATCCTTACTCCTCGGGGTTAGGCACCGACCAGTCGTTGGTGGCCGACAGCCCGCAGCACTCGGTGCGTATTAGCGCCGCGGGTGAGTGGGTCATGCAGTACTCCAATGTCGAGTACAGCTCGGGAGTCGATGTCGACTTCGACGAGTGGGCGCATGTCATGTTGGTTCGTCCTTATGGTGCGGCGAATGGCTCGCGACTATACATCAATGGCATCGCGGTAGTCGCGGGTGGTGCAGGCTATGGCAATGCGGATACTTCTCCTTTGGTAGTCGGCTCGAATAGCGGCGACACGCCGGGCACGACCGACTACTACCAAGGCGTGCTCGACGATCTCGAATTGTTCGTCATCGGCACCTCGACGGCCGCGCCGTTCGACGACTACGGCGACTTCGACCTGGCGACCGATAACTCGTTTGTCGCCGACGCGATCGCAGGCCTCACGCCTGGCGACCTCACCGGCGACGGTGTCGTGATGGGCGATGGCACCGGCGGGGCGAATGACGACATTGCGGCGTTCATTGCCAACTGGCAAACCGAGCAGGTGATTGGCGACCTGCGTGTGGGAGACCTGAATAGCTATGGTCTCGGCGATTTCAATATGGATGGCATCGTCGACCTGTTCGACTGGGACATCATCCGTACCAACCATGTAAACGCGGCCTCGTTGAACCTCGGCGAGTTGCTCTCTGGTCAGTCGGTTCCCGAGCCCTCCAGCATCTTGCTACTGGTTGGTGGTGGACTGCTTGCGTTGCGTTGCGTGCGCCGCAAGACAGCCTAGACGGTGTGTTATTTGTTTGCGATAGCTCCCCACTCGCCGAGAGCGAGTGGGGAGCTTTTTTATGCGCTGCGAGTCCTTGGTCGACTCACGACGAAACTACAAAAGCGACTCGTAATCTTCGATCGTCGCACCATCCAGGCAGGCCTCGATCGCTTTGCGACCGATCGGTTGCAGATCGTCGACCAGGAACTGCTTGAGCTGCTGGTGGAAGAAGTCGGTAAGGATCTTGGCACCTTTGTCGTAGGCCTCGGGGCCAACCTCTGGTTGCTGCGAGACATCCAGGAACCAGGTACCGATCGTCTGGCCTTCGACCATCAGCGTGTGCTTGTTGTAACCCAACAGCGGGCAACGCGAAGGGCTTAGGTCGCCGGGGCGGAACGGGGCCGCGCCGCGGCGGGCCAGGTACTCGCGGGCGATCCACTGCGGAGCAAAGCCAACCTTCCAAGCACCGATGTGCTGATTGGGAATCAACACAAACAGCGTCTCTTCGGTCTTGCGAATCTGATCGAGTAGGATGTTCGCCTGATCCACTTTGCGACCTGTCGCGAACGGCCAGAACGAACCGACCCCTTCGCTCTGCATGCCGCCTTGATCAACGATCGAGGGATTGCCATGGCCGCGGGGGGCAACCAATCGCCAGAGCCAAGCCAGCGTGGGGGGCAACACATGGAAGATGCCCATGATGCCGTACGTGGGATTCTCGGCCGTACAAGGGGGACAACGCACGCCGAAGCTACGGATGTCGACCGTCACGGGATGACTAATCACGCCCGGCACGTAGGTCCGTGGCAACACCACCCGCGGATTCGGGCAGGGCTTGCCAGGCGCGTCCATCGTGTGTTCCCAGATCAGAGCGGTCGAATCGGGCTTGGCCTGGATGTTCAGGAACAACAGTGGTCCTGGAGGATGCACCGTGATGTTTTCGAGATGCGGATCGACACCGTAGTGTTCGATGTGATTCACGCGAATAAACCAGGCAGCTTCCGCGTCGGTAAGCGAGAGCTTGCCTTCCTGCTTGTACTCGGTTTCCAGATCGGAATGGCACAGGGCCATGTCGTCGGTCACTGGCAACAGATCGCAGCCGCGGGCGAGGGCCAGCTTCCGCTGGTCGCCATTCACCAGGTTTTCGCCGAGCAACAACGTACCATCGGCTTCACGATGCATCCGCTCGAGCATTTCGCT containing:
- a CDS encoding PEP-CTERM sorting domain-containing protein, whose product is MVALQRFYAWKWIALFALLTCGSANHTLAVIVWTGAGADSTALFAVDNYNLTGSSVTTIEAGVPIEDDVTISGTTIVASDYPAGFTTFAMADGYTATLNGATLVSNDSGGIAGEVGYLQSYFHLTNGSSMDMQFATLGADILLDSTSSLTFRGGGDPINSQGDTTRVLMQPGATLTLASEAEFSEHLGEIFVDGVSALEEPGILNISGNTATAVAPTPRFFVEVDRQSGNVTLSNPFSSSLTLVGYSLRSDSGALNSDNGVWNSITDQGLQSDWFEFTATGDRQNVGEAELPGGAGLTLAAGQSIDLGNIWIQNPAEDLELQLLTQAGPTDASLRYVGAPIINGDFNSDGLFTEVDWPAFRNNIFRDLSTMSAAEQFKMGDMNGDGLNNEEDFLLFKTMYDTTFGTGAFESMVAATSVPEPSTAWLLAAVAPLLFFCRTGNRPRRALVRVVAMLVLGVSILAGQPAQALEVLSSNFDAHGSTDGASAFTGINWTTNGVSSPGSTIPLSVGAVQTDGAAENVDRLAVAYNIDTQGPWYIDLSFQATTPGVILDYLKFDYQFISGGGGNQGGAHNNSGIVDVTIFDGSMNSLSTAQIGPLGTTDAASNIGSNVIVDFDNVSLTNGSTYTARFEVSSNATAGNNFALDNLSLNAPDPLLALQVNTDTGMVSLKNDTGSPIDLNLYKLTSESGSLDVVSWNSLQDQNLASFPAGDGSGNGWEEAGGSNNSELGEFFLTGDSTLAGGEQVSLGSVFNQSSGLEDIMLRYRDTSSGLFVDVPATYVTGGGTPGDYNSDGLVNLADYTVWRDNLGANITLANENPAASTPGVVDSEDYDFWKSQFGSGALSGSLNAGSAVPEPATWALLLVGSLLLVGRRRGMSALLLAIVLLPSITLASTLDRQYLFGDDPLEDAGNAVNNVVGTGSGNVVTDGTLDSIGPDTDFENYADLLRSGGDPKYVRVDQMGRPGASSGDLGVEFLGTGDYLDGPNLNGPVNSYSADTQNGDLNYVGIFDRGMQFWAYPYSSGLGTDQSLVADSPQHSVRISAAGEWVMQYSNVEYSSGVDVDFDEWAHVMLVRPYGAANGSRLYINGIAVVAGGAGYGNADTSPLVVGSNSGDTPGTTDYYQGVLDDLELFVIGTSTAAPFDDYGDFDLATDNSFVADAIAGLTPGDLTGDGVVMGDGTGGANDDIAAFIANWQTEQVIGDLRVGDLNSYGLGDFNMDGIVDLFDWDIIRTNHVNAASLNLGELLSGQSVPEPSSILLLVGGGLLALRCVRRKTA
- a CDS encoding LamG domain-containing protein translates to MKHTPLPILLILPILLLTSPIQAALVTHYPFDADGSATVGADATLGGSASIDNSDYAVGSGSLALSAATDDALGEDGAVSGDSFTWTSDIRTVAFWMKGTAGDHGDSFSTLISLGAGTGAGERFDVRLDGDALRLEVQSGGFTTSSIVADDQWHHIAVVVPIDEATVSDVQYYIDGLYVDNFNHTRAIATAEGPLRIGDSYQDNGRDFKGNIDDVRLYDSALSAQEIADLAAVPEPSTICLLVRRPGSHFL
- a CDS encoding DUF4914 family protein translates to MPLADFPDLTLSHSAMSVLEAAEKAGRLHMAGSVEELVALSLPDASLGLGDIDADGYYTVGYDVPGGEYVPEAKVCKVKNGVAANYIDPYMRRRDPDCMLVGDIASTDKPTYQQRFGKPFNDLRGETLEWLKTQPIAAFFFRTGLPNRPLNAVAIAPANAGFFALGLAMLQGIIPLDEIRAAGTKYHHGAVLYVAPPFRHTHFEGKQVVVHNRRFEDEVNLHELFSYNLYPGPSAKKGVYGMLLTMGERDAEPWTTAHCSTVEVVTPYENTTTIMHEGASGGGKSEMLERMHREADGTLLLGENLVNGDQRKLALARGCDLLPVTDDMALCHSDLETEYKQEGKLSLTDAEAAWFIRVNHIEHYGVDPHLENITVHPPGPLLFLNIQAKPDSTALIWEHTMDAPGKPCPNPRVVLPRTYVPGVISHPVTVDIRSFGVRCPPCTAENPTYGIMGIFHVLPPTLAWLWRLVAPRGHGNPSIVDQGGMQSEGVGSFWPFATGRKVDQANILLDQIRKTEETLFVLIPNQHIGAWKVGFAPQWIAREYLARRGAAPFRPGDLSPSRCPLLGYNKHTLMVEGQTIGTWFLDVSQQPEVGPEAYDKGAKILTDFFHQQLKQFLVDDLQPIGRKAIEACLDGATIEDYESLL
- a CDS encoding FecR domain-containing protein codes for the protein MKSDDAAGNFEDLVDRTADESLSAEEFRALEQDILEDPEKRKAYLKMAWLCGELSWSLRDDASFDPLANVQAEHSFEDKLELRRSRPAAWNSAISAFAGAAAVVILLYLGGFLKLTPPQVADATSNQTAADNVKPSKSRSNAKRREKTTPPAATLTGLVDCHWGDSVAPPTYGEPLDPGRRLDLRSGLAKLTFESGAQLILQGPSNFLVESSMDGSMDTGKLSAVVPVQAHGFKVSTPTAKVVDLGTEFGLEVDDRGDTEVHVFDGEVLTWPVDAKGEPTEEALSLLKDEAALIRHGQTLEQSSAKAHHFVRDISARLDEASLPPLPIVEKLQVWWAADVLVKKDPVDRVIAWRDILVGDNQSDEDAWQPDEESRPLWVEDAIGGQPGLRFDGSRNFMITTPFMTTPEQTVFIVFQRKDAETRVETKRQLIYYNGPPFDIPRTRRTFSILQIDDGREQGRYRAFCYAGLDQPRMHAKVGGVQMKTAIAENEPIVLAYVYDPAANRAEMWVNNKSQGTSNAPACEPFVSRKIVGRHPLEFTHFCGDIGEMLIYNSALAPEDVAQVNAYLGDKYSVPLIPSEPANVD
- a CDS encoding sigma-70 family RNA polymerase sigma factor, with amino-acid sequence MKDLPSGKRTEEFLRLYNQEQRKIYAYIRTLLYSPEEVEDVFQETCIALWRSFDEFEPGTDFGAWARTTARFRVLAHAKKRTSDKHVFATETIELLAEEIEEDSPVIAKRSAQLDHCLRKLPEADRRILVERYFDGRSAAQMASDMGRPLGTLYKSLRRIRRLLLECVEMNIRREEHTA
- a CDS encoding helix-turn-helix domain-containing protein is translated as MKKHIVCLDHQARGGLEQLARSGARAAQVVRRCQILLKSDSGCTDEEIAEHVGCTTRNVRAVRKRFCEEGVQRAVYDAPRSGRPPEFTKRQQQQVIALACSEPPEGRARWTLELLCEHAVKEGFVDSLSVTEVSLWLKEHDLKPWRKKLGACPS
- a CDS encoding IS630 family transposase; amino-acid sequence: MPKLNDEFCERMEDVLEQYEKPLDPNEPVVCLDEQPYQRVDDARPPEPAAPGKIAKQDYEYRRCGTCSVFVAVEPKAGKRFVQAKRHRKRADFARFVRDLLKRYPDAERVHLVMDNLNTHNEKSLIETFGEEAARPMLERIVWHFTPKHASWLNMAEIEISAIQRQCLGRRLASLDKVQSELSHCSRDRNRKKIKINWTFHRKDAKRVFPELYRK